The Sphingosinicella humi genome has a window encoding:
- a CDS encoding ExbD/TolR family protein, protein MAMQVGESAEDEPMMDINTTPLIDVMLVLLIMFIITIPIQTHAVKLDLPVDTGESTPPPIDPVKNKIVIEPNGTILWNGAPVDPVTLRQYLDITTTMTPTPELHLQPDPQARYQVVDEVLAITKRANVQAMGFVGNEAYANF, encoded by the coding sequence ATGGCGATGCAAGTAGGCGAATCGGCCGAAGACGAACCGATGATGGACATCAACACGACGCCGCTTATCGACGTCATGCTGGTGCTGCTCATCATGTTCATCATCACGATCCCGATCCAGACGCACGCGGTGAAGCTGGACCTGCCGGTGGACACGGGCGAATCGACGCCGCCGCCGATCGATCCGGTCAAGAACAAGATCGTGATCGAGCCCAACGGCACGATCCTGTGGAACGGTGCCCCGGTCGATCCGGTGACGCTGCGCCAGTATCTGGACATCACGACGACGATGACGCCGACGCCGGAGCTGCACCTGCAGCCGGATCCGCAGGCTCGCTATCAGGTGGTCGACGAGGTGCTCGCCATCACCAAGCGTGCCAACGTCCAGGCCATGGGTTTCGTCGGCAACGAGGCCTACGCCAACTTCTAA